From one Bacillus sp. Marseille-P3661 genomic stretch:
- a CDS encoding YckD family protein: MKKLTILLSALIFSMALALPVFANHHDNDGATQQPAVELTDKQKKELEKLHSELLQKKSEMIDKHVEFGIITKEKGEKIKVKLAKRFEKMKENGFIPMHHGHKHCDGKDKDGENKNQEDNE, encoded by the coding sequence ATGAAAAAACTTACGATTTTACTCAGTGCTTTGATTTTTTCAATGGCACTAGCATTACCTGTATTTGCAAATCATCATGACAACGATGGAGCAACTCAACAACCGGCTGTTGAACTCACAGACAAGCAGAAGAAAGAGTTAGAAAAGCTGCATTCAGAGCTCCTTCAGAAGAAATCAGAGATGATTGACAAGCATGTCGAGTTTGGAATCATCACGAAGGAAAAAGGCGAAAAAATTAAAGTAAAACTAGCAAAAAGATTTGAGAAAATGAAAGAAAACGGTTTTATCCCAATGCATCATGGCCATAAGCATTGCGATGGCAAAGATAAAGACGGCGAAAATAAAAATCAAGAAGACAATGAGTAG
- a CDS encoding TRAP transporter substrate-binding protein, whose product MFFKRKSLLLLSLLFALGLVLAACGGSETANEEAPEGNSGDEGSTEEKSYHWRFVTEELDGQVQYEYAEEFAKRMEEKSNGNIKIDVYEFGGLGSEVNQVEQLQNGAVEFAIVSPGFTGTMVPEGQLFALHFLFPDDVAKTQEILNSSEALNVDLAAKYEEHNIKPLAYWTEGATQWTGNKELNSPDDFKGFKMRTQTSPLMLESYKAYGANPTPMSWGELYTGLEQGTVEGQENPIFFIEDASFHEVQSHMTISNHNNYVAMTTVNPTFYNDLPADIRALIDETVEELQPWIFDLQKQQNTEFLEKIKTNTEYPTEVIELTEEQRQAFKELALPVHEYYVNEVSTVSGAILEKLKSEIEAAAAN is encoded by the coding sequence AAACAGCAAACGAGGAAGCTCCGGAAGGAAACAGCGGAGACGAAGGATCAACAGAAGAAAAATCCTATCATTGGAGATTTGTTACTGAAGAATTAGATGGTCAAGTTCAATATGAATATGCTGAAGAATTTGCAAAACGTATGGAAGAAAAGTCAAATGGAAATATCAAGATTGATGTTTATGAATTCGGTGGACTTGGCAGTGAAGTAAACCAAGTTGAACAGCTTCAAAATGGCGCTGTTGAGTTCGCAATTGTATCGCCAGGCTTTACAGGTACAATGGTTCCTGAAGGACAGCTTTTCGCACTGCATTTCCTATTCCCAGATGATGTCGCGAAAACACAGGAAATTTTAAACTCAAGCGAAGCTTTAAACGTGGACCTTGCAGCAAAGTATGAAGAGCACAACATTAAGCCGCTTGCTTATTGGACAGAAGGCGCAACACAATGGACTGGTAATAAAGAGTTAAATTCACCAGATGATTTTAAGGGTTTTAAAATGAGAACACAAACGTCACCATTAATGCTTGAGTCTTACAAAGCATACGGTGCAAATCCAACACCAATGAGCTGGGGCGAACTTTATACAGGCCTTGAGCAAGGCACTGTGGAAGGCCAAGAAAATCCAATCTTCTTTATAGAAGATGCATCATTCCATGAAGTTCAAAGCCATATGACGATTTCAAATCACAATAACTATGTAGCGATGACAACTGTTAATCCTACTTTCTATAACGATTTACCTGCAGATATTCGTGCGTTGATCGACGAAACAGTTGAAGAATTACAACCATGGATTTTTGACTTACAAAAGCAGCAGAATACTGAATTCCTAGAAAAAATTAAAACTAACACAGAATATCCAACTGAAGTAATTGAGTTAACAGAAGAGCAACGCCAGGCTTTTAAAGAATTAGCACTACCTGTTCATGAATACTATGTGAATGAAGTATCAACTGTAAGTGGTGCAATTTTAGAAAAGTTAAAATCAGAAATTGAGGCAGCTGCTGCAAATTAA